A window of the Desulfatibacillum aliphaticivorans DSM 15576 genome harbors these coding sequences:
- a CDS encoding nicotinate phosphoribosyltransferase, which translates to MKQINSWVNDANSSLLTDLYQLTMLQAYWELGMEQESVFSLFVRRLPENRNYLVAAGLEDVLRYLESICFDQGALESLRALQLFSDDFISWLGAFRFTGAVYAMKEGTPFFENEPVLEVVAPLPQAQLVETFIMNQIHFQTLAATKAARVINAAHGKTVLDFGLRRMHGTDAGMKAARAFYIAGVGATSNVLAGCEYGIPVAGTMAHSFVQAHDDEMEALRNFTKVHPQTILLVDTYHPLEGVKKVIALAKEMGDEFQVRGIRLDSGDLAQLAVESRKLLDEAGLESIGIFVSGNLDEYSLEGIFRADAPIDGLGVGTRMGVSMDCPTVDFVYKMAAYDDKGRIKTSPGKETYPGQKQVFRQEENGKAVFDILGQWGEEIPGRPLLSLVMEKGRRLAPGDLEQSRAHCTDALSRLPEQVLGNEPAKPGYEVRISPRLEQARRECVRQYAGKLT; encoded by the coding sequence ATGAAACAGATTAATTCCTGGGTAAATGACGCCAACAGTTCTTTACTGACAGACCTGTATCAACTGACCATGCTTCAGGCTTATTGGGAGCTTGGCATGGAGCAGGAGTCCGTATTCAGCCTGTTTGTACGCAGACTGCCTGAAAACAGAAATTATCTTGTGGCGGCGGGCCTGGAAGACGTGCTGCGCTACCTGGAAAGCATATGTTTTGACCAGGGCGCTCTTGAATCGTTGAGAGCGCTCCAATTGTTTTCGGATGATTTTATCAGTTGGCTCGGCGCCTTTCGATTTACCGGAGCCGTCTACGCCATGAAAGAAGGCACGCCGTTTTTTGAAAACGAACCGGTTCTTGAGGTTGTCGCGCCCTTGCCCCAGGCCCAACTGGTCGAGACCTTTATCATGAACCAGATCCACTTTCAGACTTTAGCGGCGACCAAGGCGGCTCGCGTAATTAATGCGGCTCATGGAAAAACCGTGTTGGATTTTGGCTTACGGCGGATGCACGGAACGGACGCCGGCATGAAAGCGGCCAGGGCCTTTTATATTGCCGGGGTGGGCGCCACCAGCAACGTTCTGGCCGGGTGCGAATATGGAATTCCCGTGGCGGGAACCATGGCTCATAGCTTTGTCCAGGCCCATGACGATGAAATGGAGGCCCTGCGCAACTTCACCAAAGTGCATCCTCAAACCATATTGCTGGTGGATACCTATCATCCCCTGGAAGGCGTAAAAAAAGTCATCGCCCTGGCAAAGGAAATGGGGGATGAGTTCCAAGTGCGCGGCATCCGGCTGGATTCCGGAGACCTGGCGCAACTGGCCGTGGAGTCCCGCAAGCTGCTGGATGAAGCAGGCCTTGAAAGCATAGGCATTTTCGTTAGCGGCAACCTGGACGAATACTCGTTGGAAGGCATTTTTCGGGCGGATGCGCCTATTGACGGTTTGGGCGTAGGCACTCGCATGGGCGTTTCCATGGACTGCCCCACCGTGGACTTTGTATACAAAATGGCGGCCTATGACGATAAAGGGCGGATTAAGACCTCGCCCGGCAAGGAAACCTACCCCGGCCAAAAGCAGGTGTTTCGCCAGGAAGAAAACGGCAAGGCAGTCTTTGACATTTTGGGTCAATGGGGAGAGGAGATCCCCGGCCGCCCCTTGTTGAGTTTGGTGATGGAAAAAGGGCGGAGGCTGGCGCCAGGGGACCTGGAGCAGTCGCGAGCACATTGTACGGATGCGCTGTCCAGGCTGCCTGAGCAAGTCCTCGGCAACGAGCCTGCCAAGCCCGGGTATGAAGTCCGCATCAGCCCCAGGCTGGAACAGGCGCGGCGAGAGTGCGTGCGGCAATACGCCGGAAAATTAACATAG
- a CDS encoding esterase/lipase family protein has translation MTNITEGTLLALSLLGLLLIFGSQDAWASDKDSEPQKETVVLLHGLARTERSMKPLEKSLSCQGFKVINIGYPSRKFPIGELAGQVKEKLNSLDCWDAPKVHFVTHSMGGIIVRAMFAEFHPHNLGRVVMLCPPNKGSEVVDHLKDNPLFVALNGQAGRQLGTDPESAPNRLGPVDYEVGVLAGTLSVNPLFSNWLKGEDDGKVSVERAKVEGMSEFLTLPYNHTFFMNKAKVKARVTSFLRTGRFLP, from the coding sequence ATGACCAATATTACGGAAGGAACGCTTCTCGCCCTGTCTTTGTTAGGCCTTTTGTTAATTTTCGGCTCTCAGGACGCCTGGGCCTCTGACAAGGATTCCGAGCCCCAAAAAGAGACGGTAGTGCTGCTGCACGGGTTGGCCAGGACGGAACGATCCATGAAGCCTTTGGAAAAAAGCCTGTCCTGCCAGGGGTTTAAGGTCATAAATATAGGGTATCCCTCCCGCAAATTCCCCATAGGGGAGTTGGCCGGACAGGTGAAGGAAAAGCTCAACTCCCTGGACTGTTGGGACGCGCCCAAAGTCCATTTCGTGACCCATTCCATGGGAGGAATCATTGTGCGGGCCATGTTCGCCGAATTCCACCCCCACAACCTGGGCAGAGTCGTCATGCTATGTCCGCCCAACAAGGGCAGCGAAGTCGTGGACCACCTTAAGGACAATCCTCTGTTTGTCGCGTTGAACGGCCAGGCCGGAAGGCAGCTGGGCACGGACCCCGAGTCCGCGCCGAACCGCCTCGGCCCGGTGGATTATGAAGTGGGCGTACTGGCCGGCACGTTGAGCGTAAACCCCTTGTTTTCCAATTGGTTGAAAGGGGAGGACGACGGCAAGGTTTCCGTGGAGCGCGCCAAAGTGGAAGGCATGTCTGAGTTCCTGACTCTTCCCTACAACCACACTTTTTTTATGAACAAAGCAAAAGTTAAAGCGCGAGTGACCAGTTTTTTGCGGACGGGCCGCTTTCTTCCTTAA
- a CDS encoding tetratricopeptide repeat protein, with protein sequence MIKIRLHIFIALLILFACPASSFADEPISQPLHNALEKAQSLMAMGEYMQASNLLEEFRKNNDDQHYLLDFILGAAYLEQAKPSLARDRFAACIQKKPDYLPALQNLARCWFDLGDMPQAADYYKKAYALSNPQEPDLLYYAAVCLASGGDYPAALEAFRRLMAEHKSQARLEWKEAMAQTLIQADKKRESLPVLEEIIREATDDRKRRWQEVLLYQYAELGMDTKAVAYVHALLDEYPDEPLWWKTLWRLHLNQGRYKEALAGLVVYNYFQPLSPKEIELAGDLYSASGVPGKAVNFYEQSLENKQDPDVILKIADAFHRIGKLQEALDWLDKALEQNQKSTILLSRAYILYDMKDYSNAATAFKTAAPQAKKPGQAWLMAGFAAYYANSLGNAKEFLKNAEKYQYSKKTASTLLSLIMQQEDS encoded by the coding sequence ATGATCAAAATCCGCCTCCATATTTTTATAGCCCTGTTGATATTGTTTGCCTGTCCGGCCTCTTCATTTGCGGACGAACCGATTTCCCAGCCTTTGCACAACGCCCTGGAAAAAGCCCAGTCTCTGATGGCGATGGGGGAGTATATGCAGGCCTCCAATCTGCTGGAAGAATTCCGCAAAAACAATGATGATCAGCATTATCTCCTGGATTTCATCCTGGGCGCCGCCTATCTTGAACAAGCCAAGCCTTCCCTGGCCAGGGATCGATTTGCAGCCTGCATCCAAAAAAAGCCTGACTACCTTCCAGCATTGCAAAACCTGGCGCGCTGCTGGTTTGACCTGGGCGACATGCCCCAGGCCGCAGATTATTACAAAAAGGCCTACGCCCTTTCCAATCCCCAGGAGCCGGATCTCTTATATTACGCAGCTGTGTGCCTGGCTTCGGGCGGAGACTATCCCGCGGCCTTGGAAGCGTTCCGGCGGCTCATGGCAGAACACAAAAGCCAGGCCCGGCTGGAATGGAAAGAGGCCATGGCCCAAACCCTGATTCAAGCCGATAAAAAGCGCGAATCCCTGCCCGTTCTGGAGGAAATCATCCGGGAGGCGACGGACGATAGAAAACGCAGGTGGCAGGAGGTCCTTTTATATCAGTACGCGGAACTGGGCATGGATACAAAGGCCGTGGCCTATGTGCACGCCCTGCTGGACGAGTATCCGGACGAGCCTTTATGGTGGAAAACCCTGTGGCGCCTCCATTTGAACCAGGGAAGATATAAAGAAGCTTTGGCCGGCCTGGTTGTATACAACTATTTCCAGCCGCTTTCGCCTAAGGAAATCGAATTGGCCGGGGACTTGTATTCGGCCTCCGGGGTTCCTGGAAAAGCCGTTAATTTTTACGAACAATCCTTGGAAAATAAACAGGATCCGGACGTAATCCTTAAGATTGCCGACGCGTTCCACCGAATAGGAAAGCTCCAGGAGGCTCTGGATTGGCTGGATAAAGCCTTGGAGCAGAATCAAAAAAGTACGATTTTGTTGTCCCGAGCCTATATCTTATATGATATGAAAGATTATTCAAACGCTGCAACGGCGTTCAAGACGGCGGCGCCCCAGGCGAAGAAGCCGGGGCAAGCCTGGCTCATGGCGGGATTTGCAGCGTATTATGCGAACAGCCTGGGCAATGCCAAGGAGTTCTTGAAAAACGCCGAAAAATACCAATATTCTAAAAAGACGGCGTCGACGCTGTTGTCTCTCATAATGCAACAGGAGGATTCATGA
- a CDS encoding response regulator transcription factor produces the protein MVLQDEASKRRILVVEDEAHIADGLKLNLELNGYEVEIAVDGVEALEKYRFWGPDLIVLDIMLPQIDGLSVLRNIRLNDQHIPILILSAKGAPEDKITGFSYGTDDYLSKPFNLQEFLLRVERLISRATKGTAPVSTETRELQVYRFGNNTVDFTTFSAVCQKGEVKLSDLEAKLLKLFFTNRGKPLSRKELLEMGWGYTGATSTRTVDNFIVRFRKYFEDNPKKPKYFKSLRSVGYIFDFE, from the coding sequence ATGGTGTTGCAGGACGAAGCCTCCAAACGCCGCATATTGGTTGTGGAAGATGAAGCCCACATTGCAGACGGCCTGAAACTCAACCTGGAATTGAACGGCTATGAAGTGGAGATAGCCGTGGACGGGGTGGAAGCCCTGGAAAAGTACAGATTCTGGGGGCCGGACCTTATTGTGTTGGACATCATGCTTCCCCAGATAGACGGGCTGTCGGTTTTACGGAACATCCGCTTGAACGACCAGCACATCCCCATCCTTATATTGTCGGCCAAGGGCGCCCCGGAAGACAAAATCACGGGTTTTTCCTACGGAACGGACGATTATCTGTCCAAGCCCTTCAACCTGCAGGAATTCCTTTTACGCGTGGAAAGGCTGATTTCCCGGGCCACCAAGGGCACTGCCCCGGTCTCGACCGAAACTCGAGAGCTCCAGGTGTACCGATTCGGAAATAATACGGTCGATTTCACCACGTTTTCCGCTGTGTGCCAAAAGGGAGAAGTCAAACTGAGCGATCTGGAGGCGAAGCTGCTCAAACTTTTTTTTACAAACAGGGGCAAGCCGTTATCCCGCAAGGAATTATTGGAAATGGGCTGGGGCTACACCGGAGCGACCAGCACGCGGACCGTTGATAATTTTATTGTCCGGTTCAGGAAATACTTTGAGGACAACCCCAAGAAGCCGAAATATTTTAAGAGCTTGCGCTCTGTAGGATATATCTTTGATTTCGAATAA
- a CDS encoding cyclic nucleotide-binding domain-containing protein: MVIKADMASNYLLDGLGQDQKSWLLSCFTKKSFKAGEQVFRENDKGDELFFVESGRVIVKRWITEGNVDKILLTAERGDVFGEMAFVDYGLRTATAYAEVDSMIRCLSRNTFNSFCEKYPNAGAKALDNLLRILTLRLRATTESYVDAVQYNVQVSGTESLGFQHLITSSMTVEVLLTSGASIYGTVVTVEKSEAGFQIILRQPKGGLIMTPYHAIACIYFDADKK, from the coding sequence ATGGTAATTAAAGCGGATATGGCAAGCAATTATCTCTTGGATGGGTTGGGGCAGGATCAAAAATCCTGGCTGCTTTCCTGCTTTACGAAAAAAAGTTTTAAAGCAGGCGAGCAGGTGTTCCGAGAAAATGACAAGGGAGATGAATTGTTTTTTGTGGAATCCGGACGCGTGATAGTCAAGCGCTGGATCACGGAAGGCAATGTGGACAAAATCCTGCTAACGGCGGAAAGAGGCGACGTGTTCGGCGAAATGGCCTTTGTGGATTACGGCCTTCGGACGGCGACGGCGTATGCGGAAGTGGACAGCATGATTCGCTGCCTGTCGCGCAACACGTTCAACTCATTCTGTGAGAAATACCCCAACGCAGGCGCCAAGGCTTTAGACAACCTGCTGCGCATTCTTACGTTGCGCCTGAGGGCCACCACGGAATCCTACGTGGACGCCGTCCAGTACAACGTCCAGGTGAGCGGCACGGAGTCGCTTGGCTTTCAGCACCTTATAACAAGCAGCATGACAGTAGAGGTATTGCTGACATCAGGTGCGTCCATATACGGCACCGTGGTCACAGTGGAAAAAAGCGAGGCGGGCTTTCAAATCATCCTACGGCAGCCCAAGGGGGGGTTGATAATGACGCCTTATCACGCCATTGCATGCATTTATTTTGACGCTGACAAAAAATAA
- a CDS encoding type IV pilus twitching motility protein PilT produces the protein MPVLDKVFNAAAEHFASDIHIAPGEPVVLRIQGQLKRLKSGPLTQEQCRKLILEILTPAQRKQLEQDLQLDFVYDLGDVGRFRGNAMFHQAGMSAAFRFIPPWISSLYELGLPPVVEKVLDNHQGLILVTGAAGQGKSTTMAAMVDYINTKRSHHVLTVEDPIEFVHPYKKAVVNQRQLGEGTLSYANALRAALREDPDVIMIGELRDLETISLAISAAETGHLVIGTLACGSAPKTIDRIIDSYPAGEQNQIRAMLSEGLKAVVTQRLIPNMNGKTMELAVEVLIVTLPISNLIREGKVFQIPSIMQTAKRVGMVSMDDSLIQLVEDGKVAASEAVLYAKNAHLFNRLLTKEKVGAGRREGSQAA, from the coding sequence ATGCCGGTATTGGACAAAGTCTTTAACGCAGCCGCCGAACATTTTGCATCCGATATCCATATTGCCCCGGGCGAGCCTGTCGTCCTTCGCATCCAGGGGCAATTGAAGCGGCTCAAGAGCGGCCCCTTGACGCAAGAGCAATGCCGTAAACTAATTCTTGAAATCCTGACTCCGGCCCAACGCAAACAACTGGAGCAAGACCTGCAACTGGATTTTGTATACGACCTGGGCGATGTGGGCAGGTTCCGGGGCAACGCCATGTTCCACCAAGCCGGGATGAGCGCGGCCTTCCGGTTCATTCCGCCCTGGATTTCCTCCTTGTATGAGTTGGGGCTGCCGCCGGTGGTGGAAAAGGTTCTGGACAACCACCAGGGGCTGATATTGGTAACCGGCGCCGCGGGCCAGGGGAAATCGACCACCATGGCCGCCATGGTGGATTACATCAACACCAAACGCTCCCACCATGTCCTGACCGTGGAAGACCCCATTGAGTTCGTCCATCCATACAAAAAAGCCGTGGTCAACCAACGCCAGCTCGGCGAAGGCACCCTATCCTACGCCAACGCCCTTAGAGCGGCGCTAAGAGAAGACCCGGACGTGATCATGATCGGCGAGCTCAGGGATTTGGAAACCATATCCCTGGCCATCTCCGCTGCGGAAACCGGCCATTTGGTCATAGGCACCCTGGCTTGCGGAAGCGCCCCCAAAACCATTGACCGGATTATAGACTCCTACCCGGCGGGAGAGCAAAACCAGATTCGCGCCATGCTGAGCGAAGGGTTGAAGGCGGTCGTCACTCAGCGCCTGATTCCGAACATGAACGGCAAGACCATGGAACTGGCCGTGGAAGTGCTTATCGTCACCCTGCCCATCTCCAACCTCATCAGGGAAGGAAAGGTTTTTCAAATTCCGTCCATCATGCAGACCGCCAAACGCGTGGGCATGGTCAGCATGGACGATTCTCTGATTCAACTGGTGGAGGACGGCAAGGTTGCTGCAAGCGAAGCGGTGTTGTACGCCAAGAACGCCCATCTGTTCAACCGGCTGCTTACCAAAGAAAAGGTTGGGGCTGGCAGGCGGGAGGGGTCGCAGGCCGCTTAA
- a CDS encoding MFS transporter, with protein MLMLIPRPDSKIFYGWYVVAVAFAANFLSVGTGFYILNAFMDPLCHANGWSRTDVNFALSTGMFFGYLVQFLYGTVVEKIGPRLLMVIGPFFAGIMFIGIGHVTALWEFYIIFVLLYLGNNAYGGIVANTAVSNWFILKRGQAMGFAASAISFSGAVVPLVAMSMVFAIGMKWTTLIIGLFMMLLGPIAWFIVRDWPETYGLLPDGLSGIGNAEEEGQGEELDAADLLPNQFPDFEGAEWKFKDLVRAPAFWKMGFAYVLTLAGVMGVMSQLQPRFADEGFSAMKAMVLMAITAFIGAVGKYVWGSLCDRFEPRRVISLLMSGAGIGLSLSLIKDCLPAMYGFMALFGFCMGGVMSTYPILTGYLFGRRAFASVLKYLMLFLTLPLIGPIAAGVSYDLTGSYDSAYALYAVMAFGGSALVLTIKRPVPQA; from the coding sequence ATGCTGATGCTGATTCCCCGTCCGGACAGTAAGATATTTTATGGGTGGTATGTTGTCGCCGTAGCCTTTGCTGCAAATTTTTTAAGCGTGGGAACCGGTTTTTACATTCTTAATGCATTCATGGACCCATTGTGCCATGCCAATGGCTGGTCGCGCACGGACGTAAACTTCGCTTTGTCCACGGGTATGTTCTTTGGCTATCTGGTGCAGTTTTTGTACGGAACCGTGGTGGAAAAAATCGGCCCGCGGCTCCTAATGGTCATCGGCCCGTTTTTCGCCGGAATCATGTTTATAGGCATCGGTCATGTAACGGCCCTTTGGGAGTTTTACATCATCTTTGTGTTGCTGTACCTGGGAAACAACGCCTACGGCGGCATCGTGGCCAATACGGCTGTCAGCAACTGGTTCATTCTCAAGCGTGGGCAGGCCATGGGCTTTGCAGCCTCAGCCATCAGTTTTTCCGGGGCGGTGGTTCCTCTGGTCGCTATGTCCATGGTTTTTGCCATCGGCATGAAATGGACCACGCTCATCATCGGGCTGTTTATGATGCTTTTAGGACCCATAGCCTGGTTCATCGTCCGTGACTGGCCCGAGACCTACGGCCTGCTTCCGGACGGCTTAAGCGGCATAGGCAATGCGGAGGAAGAGGGCCAAGGGGAAGAACTGGACGCAGCAGACCTGCTGCCCAATCAGTTTCCCGATTTCGAGGGCGCGGAGTGGAAATTCAAGGATCTGGTAAGAGCCCCGGCATTTTGGAAGATGGGCTTCGCCTATGTGCTGACCCTGGCCGGGGTCATGGGGGTGATGAGCCAACTGCAGCCCCGATTTGCGGACGAGGGCTTTTCTGCCATGAAAGCTATGGTGCTGATGGCCATAACGGCTTTTATCGGAGCCGTGGGAAAATACGTGTGGGGCTCTTTGTGCGACCGGTTTGAGCCGAGGCGGGTGATTTCCCTGCTGATGTCAGGCGCCGGGATCGGCCTCTCCCTCTCCCTGATTAAAGACTGTCTGCCGGCCATGTACGGCTTTATGGCGCTTTTCGGCTTTTGCATGGGCGGCGTCATGTCCACTTACCCCATTTTAACGGGATACCTGTTCGGCCGCCGGGCTTTTGCCAGCGTTTTAAAATATCTGATGCTGTTTCTGACCCTGCCCCTTATCGGCCCCATCGCCGCCGGGGTCAGTTACGACCTCACCGGCTCATATGACTCTGCTTACGCCTTGTACGCAGTCATGGCGTTTGGGGGCTCCGCGCTGGTATTGACCATCAAACGCCCAGTTCCCCAAGCATAG
- a CDS encoding sensor histidine kinase, with protein MKQPKWFTHPVTMLVLSILALAGSLSLYIYWYVEASSSLYKIARMLNTDPAQFSKPGTWVVISVLSILVGVILLGILTIFVYTIQARRLYRVQRNFINNFTHELKTPVTSLKLYLETFQKHELPKEDQQRYLGYMVADIDRLSDNIARILNLAKIESKTYEDELILCDVYAFTESFLKTNSHVFLDSKITLNNPSGHMLPCRINQSLFGVLLMNLLTNAITYNESKIPEVEIRFEIHNKKLHIVFTDNGMGMEKRHFKRIFKKFYQIGRSDDMSAKGSGLGLFMTATIARIHNARIKASSKGLGQGSEFRLIMPFRW; from the coding sequence ATGAAGCAGCCCAAATGGTTTACACATCCGGTTACAATGCTGGTCCTGTCCATTCTGGCCTTGGCCGGCTCCTTGTCTCTCTACATATACTGGTACGTAGAAGCCAGTTCCAGCCTATACAAAATCGCCCGGATGCTGAACACGGACCCGGCCCAGTTTTCCAAACCCGGAACCTGGGTGGTTATTTCGGTGTTGTCCATCCTGGTGGGGGTGATCCTATTAGGCATTTTAACGATTTTCGTGTACACCATCCAGGCCAGAAGACTTTATCGGGTGCAACGGAATTTCATCAATAACTTCACCCATGAGCTTAAAACCCCGGTCACCTCGCTCAAACTTTATCTGGAAACCTTTCAAAAGCATGAACTGCCCAAGGAGGACCAGCAGCGCTACCTGGGATACATGGTCGCTGACATCGACAGGTTGTCGGATAACATCGCCAGGATTCTCAACCTGGCGAAAATTGAAAGCAAAACCTATGAGGATGAGCTGATTCTATGCGACGTCTACGCGTTTACAGAGAGTTTTCTCAAGACGAATTCCCATGTTTTTCTGGATAGCAAAATCACCTTGAACAACCCTTCGGGACACATGCTTCCATGCAGGATCAATCAATCCTTGTTTGGAGTATTGTTGATGAACCTGCTCACCAACGCAATCACCTACAATGAGTCCAAGATTCCTGAGGTTGAAATCCGTTTTGAAATCCACAACAAAAAGCTGCACATTGTGTTTACGGACAACGGCATGGGCATGGAAAAGCGTCATTTTAAAAGAATATTTAAAAAATTTTATCAAATCGGCCGATCAGATGACATGTCCGCCAAAGGCAGCGGCCTGGGCCTGTTCATGACGGCCACAATAGCCCGGATTCACAATGCGCGAATCAAGGCCTCCAGCAAAGGGCTTGGGCAGGGGTCTGAATTCCGCCTGATCATGCCGTTTCGCTGGTAG
- a CDS encoding P-loop NTPase: MKIAICGKGGAGKSTISALISRGLTEAGFRVLLMDADESNFGLHRLLGVEQPVNLMESMGGKPELKKKMNQAFRENQSVQYLSKALTTSDIPEECFAESDGVKLVSMGKIHDFGEGCACPIGVLSRNFLNNLVLSDDEVVVIDTEAGVEHFGRGLDANCDLIIGVVDPTFESFKLAGKMLEMSDKAFKKIFFIRNKVSDKVREAFSAALPADKIAGEIPQDEDLFLNSLNGTKMSSAPPQVRDICAFIKEHWVKPAPKSAVSPLKL; encoded by the coding sequence ATGAAGATTGCGATATGCGGAAAAGGCGGGGCCGGCAAAAGCACCATTTCGGCTCTTATTTCCCGGGGTCTTACGGAAGCGGGATTTCGGGTTTTGCTCATGGACGCGGATGAGTCCAACTTTGGGCTCCATCGCCTGCTTGGCGTGGAGCAGCCCGTCAATTTGATGGAAAGCATGGGCGGCAAGCCAGAGCTGAAAAAAAAGATGAATCAGGCTTTTCGGGAAAACCAGTCGGTTCAATATCTCAGCAAGGCTTTGACCACTTCGGACATCCCGGAGGAGTGCTTTGCCGAGTCCGACGGGGTCAAACTGGTTTCCATGGGTAAGATTCACGATTTTGGCGAAGGCTGCGCCTGCCCCATCGGCGTCCTATCCCGGAACTTTTTGAATAACCTGGTTCTTTCGGACGACGAGGTTGTGGTGATAGACACGGAAGCCGGGGTGGAGCATTTCGGCCGGGGTTTGGACGCCAACTGCGACCTGATTATCGGAGTTGTGGATCCTACCTTTGAGTCCTTTAAGCTGGCGGGAAAAATGCTTGAAATGTCTGACAAGGCTTTCAAAAAGATCTTTTTCATCCGGAACAAAGTAAGCGACAAGGTGCGGGAGGCTTTTTCCGCGGCCCTGCCCGCGGATAAAATCGCCGGAGAAATTCCCCAGGACGAAGACCTGTTTCTGAACAGCCTCAACGGGACGAAAATGTCGTCCGCGCCGCCGCAAGTCCGGGATATTTGCGCATTCATCAAAGAGCACTGGGTTAAGCCGGCGCCCAAAAGCGCGGTTTCGCCTCTTAAGTTGTAA
- a CDS encoding type IV pilus twitching motility protein PilT: MAEIDAYFREMKDKGASDLHMVIGFPPLLRLRGELVPTDHDVLTPESNEKILFEMLNEEQQQYIKKNRDFDMAYEIPGVARFRCNMLYQQHGIGAVFRIIPTKILTLEQLNLPEVLKTISEYKKGLVLVTGPTGSGKSTTLAAIINHINETRSGHIITIEDPLEFVHPNKKCLFTQREIGTHAHSFSDALRVATRQDPDIILVGEMRDPETISMALTCSELGILVFGTLHTNSAAKTIDRIINAFPAEQQAQTRTMLSESLQAVIAQQLLKTADGKGRCAANEILLGSSALASMIREGKITQIGSLIQTGTSQGMQTMDQHLKQLVAEGRITNEAAYEKALNKTLFEGGA, from the coding sequence ATGGCTGAAATTGATGCGTATTTTCGGGAAATGAAAGATAAAGGCGCCAGCGACCTGCACATGGTCATTGGCTTTCCCCCGCTTTTGCGCTTGCGCGGAGAACTGGTTCCCACGGATCATGACGTGCTTACTCCCGAATCCAACGAAAAAATTCTGTTTGAAATGCTGAACGAAGAGCAGCAGCAATATATTAAAAAGAATCGGGATTTTGACATGGCCTACGAAATTCCGGGAGTGGCCAGGTTCCGTTGCAACATGCTTTACCAACAGCACGGGATCGGCGCGGTTTTTCGCATTATCCCCACAAAAATCCTGACCCTGGAACAGCTTAATCTTCCTGAAGTTTTAAAAACCATTTCCGAATATAAAAAAGGGCTTGTTCTGGTCACAGGCCCCACGGGGAGCGGCAAGTCCACCACCCTGGCGGCCATCATCAATCATATTAACGAAACCCGCTCAGGCCATATCATAACCATTGAAGATCCCCTGGAATTCGTCCATCCCAATAAGAAATGCCTCTTCACGCAAAGAGAGATAGGAACCCACGCCCACAGCTTTTCCGACGCCCTTAGAGTGGCCACCAGGCAGGACCCGGACATCATTCTGGTTGGGGAAATGCGCGATCCGGAAACCATTTCCATGGCTTTAACCTGCTCGGAGCTGGGGATTCTGGTTTTCGGCACCCTGCATACCAACAGCGCCGCAAAGACCATCGACCGCATCATCAACGCCTTTCCGGCGGAACAGCAGGCCCAAACCAGGACCATGCTGTCCGAATCGCTTCAGGCGGTCATTGCCCAGCAATTGCTTAAAACGGCTGACGGCAAAGGGCGGTGCGCCGCCAATGAGATCCTTTTGGGCTCCTCGGCCCTTGCCTCTATGATTCGGGAGGGAAAAATAACCCAGATCGGGTCTTTGATCCAGACGGGAACTTCTCAGGGCATGCAGACCATGGACCAGCACCTGAAGCAACTGGTGGCGGAAGGACGCATTACCAACGAAGCCGCTTACGAAAAAGCCCTCAACAAAACCCTGTTTGAAGGCGGAGCTTAA